A section of the Asticcacaulis sp. EMRT-3 genome encodes:
- a CDS encoding TetR/AcrR family transcriptional regulator has protein sequence MTEPHVKSDTKGRMDREDRREAILDVATEIFLQEGYASASMSSIAARLGGSKGTLYNYFKSKEELFEAYVERSCIFHRGEITDLLLEDGDARDVLTRFAKGYVRAFTAEPALQNWRVISAESNKSPEIGRLFYEAGPLAGARILSAYIEKAQARGDLKVADVTVAAHHFTSLIHGRMIKARLLNYMPEPSEAEIDAEVEAAMFVFFAAYGA, from the coding sequence ATGACCGAACCTCATGTAAAAAGCGATACGAAGGGCCGCATGGACCGCGAGGACCGGCGTGAAGCGATCCTTGACGTGGCCACCGAAATCTTCTTGCAGGAGGGCTATGCCAGCGCCTCCATGTCGTCGATCGCCGCCCGCCTTGGCGGCTCGAAGGGTACGCTGTATAATTATTTCAAAAGCAAGGAAGAGCTGTTCGAAGCCTATGTTGAGCGCTCCTGCATCTTCCATCGCGGTGAAATCACCGATCTCCTGCTCGAAGATGGCGATGCCCGCGACGTGCTGACCCGTTTTGCCAAGGGCTATGTGCGCGCCTTTACCGCTGAACCGGCCTTGCAGAACTGGCGTGTCATCTCGGCCGAAAGCAACAAGTCGCCGGAAATCGGCCGTTTGTTTTATGAAGCAGGGCCGCTGGCCGGGGCGCGTATTTTAAGTGCCTATATCGAAAAAGCACAGGCGCGCGGCGATCTCAAAGTGGCCGATGTCACCGTGGCGGCGCACCATTTCACCTCGCTGATCCACGGCCGGATGATCAAGGCGCGCCTGCTCAACTATATGCCGGAACCCTCCGAAGCCGAGATCGATGCCGAGGTTGAGGCGGCGATGTTCGTCTTTTTTGCCGCCTACGGTGCCTGA